The Candidatus Hydrogenedentota bacterium region ATTTCCGAAAAGACGCTTGCCCTCTATGGCGGTTTTGAGGGTACGGAAACCGATCGCGACGAACGTAATTGGGAAGACAATAAGACGGTCATTGACGGTAAAGGAAATCGGCGCTGTGTGACTTCAAACAACGCAGGCATCATAGACGGCTTCACTGTGCAAAATGGAAAGGCTCACCTCGGCGGCGGGATGTCCGGTGGCACGGCGACCAACTGTACCTTCACCGGCAATACGGCCTCCTACTCCGGCGGCGGGTGTATTCCGGCACTGCGACCAACTGTACCTTTATCAACAATACGGCCTCATACGATGGCGGCGGGATGTATTATTCCACGGTGGCCAACTGCATTTTCTGGGGCAATTCTCCCGATGACGCATACAACACAAACGTGAGCTATTCCTGTCTTAGCGCTGCCCATGACGGAACGGGTTATATTGTTGGCAATCCCGACTTTGTAAATCCCTTGGCGGGAGATTTCCGCCTGCGCTCTTCTTCACCCTGCATTGATACGGGCACGTCTAACGACGCCCCCGCCGCGGATTTTCTAGGAGTGCCTCGCCCCCAAGGAGCAGGTATCGATATGGGGGCCTATGAATATTATAAAGAGGATAAGGTGCCCGTTAAAGGTGAAGAACCTGTCGAAGGCGAAGAGTCTGTAGAAGGCGAAGAAACAGTAGAAGGTGAAGAACCTGTCGAGGGTGAAGAGCCCAACGAGGGTGAAGAACCTGTCGAAGGCGAGATTCCCGTTGAAGGCGAAGAGACTGTTGAAGGCGAAGGAGAAGGTGAAGGCGAGGCATCTACTGAAGGTGAGCCCGAAGAGGTGGAGGATAGCTGCGGTTGTTGCAAGAGTAATGATAAGATTCTGTCCTTACCTGAATTGCTGCACAAAGGTCTTGGTGATTGGCTGCTCATTGGTGTAAGTCTGATGGGCGTCGGCATCTTTTCGTATCGTTCACGCTAATATAGAATCTAATCTCTAATATAAAGACCGTCTCGATTGTGAGGCGGTCCTATTTTTTACAGGATGGACGAGATGGACAAAGACGATACATAGGAAGGAGTGCCAAAAACCTACCCAACTACCACGCACTGGTTCTCAACCATGTTTCTAGCCTTGCTTTCCCACGTCATTCTGAACGCAGCGAAGAATCCGGTCGTGGTGACTGCGGCGATG contains the following coding sequences:
- a CDS encoding DUF1565 domain-containing protein — encoded protein: MDKFQVADLSKQAFTAAFLALFLLLTGTPGHAAVLRVNGASAADAPDGSSWAKAFKTIQSAVDAADTNDEIWVAQGTYTGTTASVVDISEKTLALYGGFEGTETDRDERNWEDNKTVIDGKGNRRCVTSNNAGIIDGFTVQNGKAHLGGGMSGGTATNCTFTGNTASYSGGGCIPALRPTVPLSTIRPHTMAAGCIIPRWPTAFSGAILPMTHTTQT